One genomic window of Streptomyces sp. NBC_01498 includes the following:
- a CDS encoding HAMP domain-containing protein — MESGVAARRNSTRAKGGRSRHNGATEVDAAELNRLLTALVAMRDGNFRKRLTVSGDDVMAEIAAVFNEVADRNLHLTGELARVRRMVGREGKLTERLETGTCEGSWAAAIDASNALVDDLARPVSEVGRVLSAVAEGDLEQRMELRSHFTEGPAGTERPLRGEFLKVARTVNNLVDQLSAFTDEVTRVALEVGTEGKLGGQAKVRGMSGSWKDLTDSVNTMAYRLTAQVRDIALVTTAVAKGDLSRKVTVHVAGEMLQLKNTVNTMVDQLSSFSSEVTRVAREVGTEGELGGQATVPGVAGVWKDLTDSVNTMAGNLTSQVRGIAEVTTAVANGDLSQKVTVSARGEVAQLAETINQMTETLRTFADEVTRVASEVGGSGVLGGQAQVPGAAGTWKDLTDSVNTVFRNLTTQVRDIAQVTTAVANGDLSQKVTVDVAGEMLELKNTVNTMVRQLNSFGSEVTRVAREVGVEGQLGGQAEVPGAAGTWKDLTDSVNTAFRNLTGQVRDIAQVTTAVANGDLSQKVTVDVAGEMLELKNTVNTMVAQLSSFADQVTRMARDVGTEGRLGGQARVDGVSGTWKELTDSVNFMAGNLTDQVRQIAQVTTAVARGDLSQKIDVDARGEILELKNTINTMVDQLSAFAEQVTRVAREVGTDGRLGGQAQVPGVAGVWRDLTDSVNGMAGNLTSQVRNIAQVATAVARGDLSQKIDVDARGEILELKNTLNTMVDQLSNFAEQVTRVAREVGTEGILGGQAEVQGVSGTWKDLTQSVNFMANNLTSQVRNIAEVTTAVAKGDLSKKITVDAKGEILDLVTTVNTMVDQLSNFADEVTRVAREVGTEGILGGQARVRGVTGIWKDLSDNVNTMANNLTSQVRNISRVSSAVANGDLTKKVTVEARGEVAELADTVNIMVTTLSSFADEVTRVAREVGTEGALGGQARVPGVSGTWKDLTESVNSMASNLTGQVRQIAAVTTAIAKGDLTKKIDIDARGEILELKNTINTMVDQLSSFAEQVTRVAREVGTDGQLGGQARVRDVDGTWRDLTESVNEMAGNLTRQVRAIAAVATAVTRGDLNLKIDVDAAGEIQVLQDNINTMIANLRDTTLANEEQDWLKGNLARISGLMQGRRDLDDVASLIMSELTPVVAAQHGAFFLAMPTGAVSELGTAGGRDGSYELCMRGSYGYSAGSMPTSFRPGETLIGTAAEEKRTIQVNVPPGYLKICSGLGEAAPAYVIVLPVLFEGKVLGVIELASFQPFTQIQRDFLNQIAEMIATSVNTISVNTKTEVLLKQSQELTEQLRERSAELENRQKALQSSNAELEEKAELLARQNRDIEVKNTEIEEARQVLEERAEQLAVSMRYKSEFLANMSHELRTPLNSLLILAKLLADNAEMNLSPKQVEFAETIHGAGSDLLQLINDILDLSKVEAGKMDVSPTRIALVQLVDYVEATFRPLTAEKGLDFSVRVSPELPATLHTDEQRLLQVLRNLLSNAVKFTDTGAVELVIRPAGADVPHAIREQLLEAGSLRDADADLIAFSVTDTGIGIAASKMRVIFEAFKQADGTTSRKYGGTGLGLSISREIARLLGGEIHAASEPGRGSTFTLYLPLHASELPPQGYPQLTPGIEPGRGMGDAGALLSQEQARLERSMAPSEPRTGSAALFRRRRKALGAAEQLNGLPGRAGDAGGASGGAPGAGGAGSANGSRPSGGSGADESWAADQQEAPEERRTYSFSGEKVLIVDDDIRNVFALTSVLEQHGLSVLYAENGREGIEVLEQHDDVTLVLMDIMMPEMDGYATTTAIRRMPQFAGLPIIALTAKAMKGDREKAIDSGASDYVTKPVDPDHLLTVMEQWMHQK; from the coding sequence GTGGAGTCTGGTGTGGCGGCGCGTCGCAACAGCACGCGCGCGAAAGGCGGACGGTCCCGGCACAACGGGGCCACCGAGGTCGACGCGGCGGAGCTGAACAGACTGCTGACGGCCCTGGTGGCGATGCGTGACGGCAACTTCCGTAAACGCCTCACCGTCTCCGGCGACGACGTGATGGCGGAGATCGCCGCCGTGTTCAACGAGGTCGCGGACCGCAATCTGCATCTGACGGGCGAGCTGGCCCGGGTACGGCGCATGGTCGGCCGTGAGGGAAAGCTCACGGAGCGGCTGGAGACGGGCACCTGCGAGGGGTCCTGGGCCGCCGCCATCGACGCGTCGAACGCCCTGGTGGACGACCTGGCGCGGCCCGTCTCCGAGGTCGGACGGGTGCTGTCGGCGGTCGCCGAGGGCGACCTGGAGCAGCGGATGGAGCTGCGTTCGCACTTCACCGAGGGCCCGGCGGGGACGGAGCGCCCGCTGCGCGGTGAGTTCCTGAAGGTCGCCAGGACCGTCAACAACCTGGTCGACCAGCTGTCCGCGTTCACGGACGAGGTCACGCGCGTGGCGCTGGAGGTCGGTACCGAGGGCAAGCTCGGCGGCCAGGCCAAGGTGCGCGGAATGTCCGGTTCGTGGAAAGACCTCACGGACTCCGTCAACACGATGGCGTACCGGCTCACCGCTCAGGTACGTGACATTGCTCTCGTCACGACGGCCGTCGCCAAGGGCGATCTGTCGCGCAAGGTGACCGTGCATGTGGCCGGCGAGATGCTCCAGCTGAAGAACACCGTCAACACGATGGTGGACCAGCTGTCGTCGTTCTCGTCCGAGGTGACCCGGGTGGCCCGCGAGGTGGGCACCGAGGGCGAGCTGGGCGGTCAGGCGACCGTGCCCGGCGTGGCCGGTGTGTGGAAGGACCTCACCGACTCGGTGAACACGATGGCGGGCAACCTGACGAGTCAGGTGCGCGGTATCGCCGAGGTCACCACCGCCGTCGCGAACGGCGACCTCTCCCAGAAGGTGACCGTGAGCGCGCGCGGAGAGGTCGCGCAGCTCGCCGAGACGATCAACCAGATGACGGAGACGCTGCGTACGTTCGCCGACGAGGTGACACGCGTGGCGAGCGAGGTCGGCGGCTCCGGTGTGCTGGGCGGCCAGGCGCAGGTGCCGGGCGCGGCGGGCACGTGGAAGGACCTGACGGACTCGGTCAATACGGTCTTCCGCAATCTGACCACGCAGGTGCGGGACATCGCGCAGGTGACGACGGCGGTCGCGAACGGTGACCTGTCGCAGAAGGTCACCGTCGATGTCGCGGGCGAGATGCTTGAGCTGAAGAACACCGTCAACACGATGGTGCGGCAGCTCAATTCGTTCGGCTCCGAGGTGACACGCGTCGCGCGTGAGGTCGGCGTGGAGGGCCAGCTGGGCGGCCAGGCCGAGGTGCCGGGAGCCGCCGGTACGTGGAAGGACCTCACCGACTCCGTCAACACGGCGTTCCGCAATCTCACCGGCCAGGTGCGGGACATCGCGCAGGTGACGACGGCGGTCGCGAACGGTGACCTGTCGCAGAAGGTCACCGTCGATGTCGCGGGCGAGATGCTGGAGCTGAAGAACACCGTCAACACGATGGTGGCGCAGCTGTCGTCGTTCGCCGACCAGGTGACGCGCATGGCGCGTGACGTGGGTACGGAGGGCAGGCTGGGCGGTCAGGCGCGGGTGGACGGCGTCTCCGGCACCTGGAAGGAACTCACCGACTCCGTCAACTTCATGGCCGGCAACCTGACGGACCAGGTGCGCCAGATCGCCCAGGTGACCACGGCCGTGGCGCGCGGTGACCTGTCGCAGAAGATCGACGTGGACGCCCGTGGCGAGATCCTCGAACTGAAGAACACCATCAACACGATGGTCGACCAGCTCTCGGCGTTCGCGGAGCAGGTGACCCGGGTCGCCCGTGAGGTGGGTACGGACGGCAGGCTGGGCGGCCAGGCGCAGGTGCCGGGCGTCGCCGGTGTCTGGCGTGATCTGACCGACTCGGTGAACGGCATGGCGGGGAACCTGACCTCCCAGGTCCGCAACATCGCTCAGGTCGCCACGGCCGTGGCGCGCGGTGACCTCTCGCAGAAGATCGACGTGGACGCGCGCGGCGAGATCCTGGAGCTGAAGAACACCCTCAACACGATGGTGGACCAGCTGTCGAACTTCGCCGAGCAGGTGACCCGGGTCGCCCGTGAGGTCGGTACGGAGGGCATCCTCGGCGGCCAGGCCGAGGTGCAGGGTGTCTCGGGCACCTGGAAGGACCTCACGCAGTCCGTCAACTTCATGGCGAACAACCTGACGTCGCAGGTGCGGAACATCGCCGAGGTCACGACGGCCGTCGCCAAGGGCGATCTGTCGAAGAAGATCACCGTCGACGCGAAGGGCGAGATCCTCGACCTCGTCACGACCGTCAACACGATGGTGGACCAGCTGTCGAACTTCGCCGACGAGGTGACCCGGGTGGCCCGCGAGGTGGGCACGGAGGGCATCCTCGGCGGCCAGGCGCGGGTACGCGGCGTCACCGGCATCTGGAAGGACCTCAGCGACAACGTCAACACGATGGCCAACAACCTGACCTCGCAGGTGCGGAACATCTCGCGGGTGTCCTCGGCCGTCGCCAACGGCGACCTCACCAAGAAGGTGACCGTCGAGGCGCGCGGCGAGGTCGCCGAACTCGCCGACACCGTCAACATCATGGTGACGACGCTGTCGTCGTTCGCCGACGAGGTGACACGGGTCGCGCGCGAGGTGGGCACCGAGGGCGCGCTGGGCGGCCAGGCGCGGGTCCCCGGTGTCTCCGGGACGTGGAAGGACCTCACCGAGTCGGTGAACTCCATGGCGTCCAACCTGACCGGCCAGGTGCGCCAGATCGCGGCGGTCACCACCGCCATCGCCAAGGGCGACCTCACCAAGAAGATCGACATCGATGCCCGCGGTGAGATCCTGGAACTGAAGAACACGATCAACACGATGGTCGACCAGCTGTCGTCGTTCGCCGAGCAGGTCACGCGCGTGGCCCGCGAGGTGGGTACGGACGGGCAGCTGGGCGGCCAGGCCCGGGTCAGGGACGTCGACGGCACCTGGCGCGACCTCACCGAGTCCGTGAACGAGATGGCCGGGAACCTGACCCGTCAGGTGCGGGCGATCGCCGCCGTCGCCACCGCGGTGACCCGCGGCGATCTGAACCTGAAGATCGACGTCGACGCGGCCGGCGAGATCCAGGTCCTCCAGGACAACATCAACACCATGATCGCCAACCTGCGTGACACCACCCTCGCCAACGAGGAGCAGGACTGGCTCAAGGGCAACCTGGCCCGTATCTCCGGACTGATGCAGGGCCGCCGCGATCTGGACGACGTGGCCTCGCTGATCATGAGCGAGCTGACGCCGGTGGTCGCGGCGCAGCACGGCGCGTTCTTCCTCGCGATGCCGACCGGTGCCGTCTCCGAGCTGGGGACGGCCGGAGGCCGGGACGGCTCGTACGAGCTGTGCATGCGCGGCAGTTACGGCTACTCGGCGGGTTCGATGCCGACGTCCTTCCGGCCCGGTGAGACGCTCATCGGGACGGCCGCCGAGGAGAAGCGGACGATCCAGGTCAACGTTCCGCCGGGGTATCTCAAGATCTGCTCCGGGCTCGGCGAGGCGGCGCCGGCGTACGTGATCGTGCTGCCGGTGCTGTTCGAGGGGAAGGTCCTCGGGGTGATCGAGCTGGCGTCGTTCCAGCCGTTCACCCAGATCCAGCGGGACTTCCTCAACCAGATCGCCGAGATGATCGCGACGAGCGTCAACACGATCAGCGTCAACACGAAGACCGAGGTACTGCTCAAGCAGTCGCAGGAGCTGACGGAGCAGCTGCGCGAGCGCTCCGCGGAGCTGGAGAACCGGCAGAAGGCCCTCCAGTCCTCCAACGCGGAGCTGGAGGAGAAGGCGGAGCTGCTGGCGCGCCAGAACCGCGACATCGAGGTGAAGAACACCGAGATCGAAGAGGCGCGGCAGGTGCTGGAGGAGCGTGCCGAGCAACTCGCGGTCTCCATGCGCTACAAGTCCGAGTTCCTGGCGAACATGTCGCACGAGTTGCGTACGCCGCTGAACTCGCTGCTCATCCTGGCGAAGCTGCTCGCCGACAACGCGGAGATGAATCTCTCCCCGAAGCAGGTGGAGTTCGCCGAGACCATCCACGGCGCGGGCTCGGACCTCCTTCAGCTGATCAACGACATCCTCGACCTGTCGAAGGTCGAGGCGGGCAAGATGGACGTCAGCCCGACGCGGATCGCGCTGGTGCAGCTCGTCGACTACGTCGAGGCGACGTTCCGGCCGCTGACGGCGGAGAAGGGGCTGGACTTCTCCGTACGGGTCTCCCCGGAGCTGCCGGCGACGCTGCACACCGACGAGCAGCGGCTGCTCCAGGTGCTGCGCAATCTGCTGTCCAACGCGGTGAAGTTCACCGACACGGGCGCGGTGGAGCTGGTGATCCGGCCTGCCGGGGCGGATGTGCCGCACGCGATCAGGGAGCAGTTGCTGGAGGCCGGGTCGCTGCGCGACGCGGACGCCGATCTGATCGCCTTCTCGGTCACCGACACCGGTATCGGGATCGCGGCGAGCAAGATGCGGGTGATCTTCGAGGCGTTCAAGCAGGCGGACGGTACGACGAGCCGTAAGTACGGAGGTACGGGGCTCGGGCTGTCCATCAGCCGGGAGATCGCCCGGCTGCTCGGCGGTGAGATCCACGCGGCGAGCGAACCGGGCCGCGGCTCGACGTTCACCCTGTATCTGCCGCTGCACGCCAGTGAACTGCCGCCGCAGGGCTATCCGCAGCTGACGCCCGGCATCGAGCCCGGACGTGGCATGGGCGACGCGGGTGCCCTGTTGTCGCAGGAGCAGGCGCGGCTGGAGCGGTCCATGGCCCCGTCGGAGCCCCGTACGGGGTCCGCGGCGCTGTTCCGGCGGCGGCGTAAGGCCCTGGGCGCCGCGGAGCAGCTGAACGGCCTGCCGGGGCGTGCCGGGGACGCGGGAGGCGCGTCCGGGGGGGCACCGGGAGCCGGGGGCGCGGGCTCGGCCAACGGATCGCGGCCGTCGGGTGGTTCGGGGGCGGACGAGTCCTGGGCCGCCGACCAGCAGGAGGCCCCGGAGGAGCGGCGTACGTACTCGTTCAGCGGTGAGAAGGTGCTGATCGTGGACGACGACATCCGTAATGTCTTCGCGCTGACGAGTGTCCTCGAACAGCACGGTCTGTCGGTGCTGTACGCCGAGAACGGCCGGGAGGGCATCGAGGTGTTGGAGCAGCACGACGATGTGACGCTGGTCCTGATGGACATCATGATGCCGGAGATGGACGGGTACGCGACGACGACGGCGATCCGCAGGATGCCGCAGTTTGCGGGGCTGCCGATCATCGCGCTCACCGCCAAGGCGATGAAGGGCGACCGGGAGAAGGCCATCGACTCCGGCGCATCCGACTACGTGACAAAGCCGGTCGATCCCGATCATCTGCTGACGGTGATGGAGCAGTGGATGCATCAGAAGTGA